DNA sequence from the Pseudoglutamicibacter cumminsii genome:
CGCCCCTGGCTGCGTCCATCAAGTCGGCCAGGCCTTGCCGGGATTTCGTTGACGTGCCGGTGATACCCTCGTCGATAAACACGCCTGCATAGGCCCATCCGGGTGTGGACTGGATCAGGCGCGAATAATACGAAACCTGCGCCGATAGGGATGCTAACTGCTCTGTGCCGTTGGTTGAGACCCTCGCGTATGCTGCTACGTTGACCAGTTTCGGGGTCGGCGGCCGAACTGGTGTCACCACACTGATGTGTGCCACGTTTTCTCCTTTCGCGTTAGGTCTATACACGCTCTAAAGGCGGTGTTTATCCAGTCGTTTCGCCCACAATCTGTGGTTGATAGATCGGGTTCCGGTCCTCCCACAACAGCCGATAGGCACGCCGATACTCTGAAGATGTGAGCACACCCCGACTTGCCAGCATGCTTAAGACGTGAGCGTCAGTAATAAAGGCGAGTTCTCGGGCGAACATCTCAGGCTGTGTCATCTGATCAACCCGAGCCGTGAGAGCGTTCATGGTCGTCCGCCACGGGTGCCGAAGCGAGCACGTACATAACAGGCGTGGCAGCAGTACTTTTGGCCCGGTTTGTCCACGATCGCGAAGCGGCGTCCGCAGTGCGTACAGGTCTGCTCGCGCACTGGCTCGGTTTTCTGTCGGTGCCGCCACGCTTTATGTCTGCATGCGGGCGAGCAAAACCGAGCCCGAACACCTCCCCGAATGGGGCTGGCACACCACTGGCATACCTGCCAGGCCATCACCAACCCGGCGTCGAGATTTCGGTTGGTGCAGTACGAGCGGACCTGGTCACGAGTCAGGGCGCAAAACTCGGCAATCGCTTTATACCCCCAGCCCGCCGTGCGCAGGTTACGAATACGTTGTTCGTCAAGATCATTCACAGTGAGGTCACTCCCTTCACCCCACTGCCGACAAACCCGTATGTGTTAAATCCGTCCATGAAACGACGAAAAGCCCCGCCACCACCGGCTCCCCGAGGATTGGGAAGTCACAGTGATGACGGGGCTTCAATACGCCGTAGTAGCGTGCGGGGTTAGTAGCCGAGCTTGGCATTCACGCGCGCCTGAACAGTGGCGTAGAGGTTACCCAAGCGGCGCTTACGCTCATCCCCGTTGCCGTAGTCGCCGCGAATGACGGCGTCAGCCAGAGCATCAATGTTGGGCCCTGCGGGCTTCGTAGGCGTGTTGCCAGAGAGCTTCTCATTGACTCGCTGTTGAACAGCGGCGTAGCGGGCTCCGAGGCGACGTTTGCGCTCATCCCCGTTGCCGTAGTCGCCGCGAATCACCGCATCGGCAAGAGCGTCGATGTTCGGCGTTGCAGGAGCAGGTGCTGGTGTGAGCGCTGGCGCTGATGTAGCGCCGGTCATCTGGTCATACCAATACTGAGCGCGAGCCATGTAGGCGGCGTGCTGGGAACCAGCAAGAGATGCCGGACAAGCAGTGGCAGAGAAGTCCTTGTGCCCGAACACGTTCTTACCCCAGACCGGGCGGCCAAGACCGTAGAACTTGCAAACGGCCGCGACGAGGTGTGCTCCGTTATCCAAACATGCGTCGGATACCGACCAAGGATCGGAAGAAACATCGGCGTGTTCGATGCCGATACTGGTGGTGTTGGCGGCAAAGTTGCCTGCATGCCAGGCGGTGTCCCGGTCCCACACGAGCTGGCCGATGCGTCCGTCAGTTTGGACTTGGTAGTGGGCGGAAGCAGGACGGGACTGCCACACGTCGTAACAGCCCCTAATGGTGAGGTTTCCGGCGTTGTGGTGGATGATGACCTTATCGATCCGCCGACCGTTCCTGCCGGGCGTGTAGTGTGTGTTCATGATGAGGTCGATGTCGGCCTCAAGCGCGAGCCAATTCTTCATCAGTGAATCTCCTTATCTGTTGGGTGTTCAGCGGTTGTTTCGGTCAGTGAGGGTCTTGTTTCGGCGCGGTTGGCGATCGCATCGAGCGCGCCGCGCATTTGGGATGGGACGGGTAGGCCGAGGCGGGTGGCGTTTTCGACCAGGGAGATGCCTTCGTTGGATAGGTAGAAGAAGATGACCGCCGCTCGCAGCACGCCGGGTGCTCCGAGAATATGGACGTCGATGAGGTGGGCGAGGCCGACGAGGGTAAAGATGAGGATTTTGCGGCTGATACCCCTAAAACCGACGGATGAGCTGAGGCGGCGCTCGTTGATGGCGGCCAGCACCCCGGTGATGTAGTCGGCGATAGCGAAGACGATCAGGGCATAGACGAGGCCGTCGAGACCTCCAAGATAAGCGGCGAGCCACGCACCAATACCAGCGATGCCGGTTTGGATGGCGTGCCAGATGGCGTGTAGAGACATGAGAATGATTCCTTTCGTGGGCATAAAAATTGCCCACACCCATCAGTGGGTGAAGGCATCAAAAATTGGTGTAGCGCAGCGGGTTACATGGTTGGGTCGGTGAGCACCTCCAAGATTGGCAGGCTCAAGTCGAATGAGGCCGCCTGCGGCACGGGTAGCGTGATTTCCTCGACCTGTCTGGCTGGTGGCGTGGGCGTGGCATCGGATTCGACCGGGATGATGGGTAGCTGTACTTCTTCGCTAGACGTTGACTCATCGGCCGTGACTTCGGCCAGTTCTGTGTTTTCGTATTCGGTGGTCATTGGCCACCCTTGGTGATGGCGTCGTAGAGGACGTCGTAGGCTTCCGCCGACACGCCAGACAGTTCACCCTCATAGCCGTCAAGAAGTGCTTTCACGTCCTTGTCGTGGCCGTCGTAGGTGGGCCCGGAGACTTCCGCAACAGATGCCAGTAGTGATTGGCGTGCGTCGAGGAATTCACTGGCTTTGTCGGGGTTGGCGAGCATGAAGGTGCCGTCGTCTGCGAACACTGGGCGACCCTGATCGTCGAGTGTTGCGAATTGGGTGACGAGGTCGTATTCATCTTCCCCGAACCGGGCAATCGCTTCCTTCACTAGCGTCAGGAGTTTCGAGCGAGCACGGGACTGCGCCGCCTTGAGCGGCATATTGGTGAGTAGGTCGGCGATGGGTTGCAAATGGTGGTTGGCGAGCATGATCTTCATCAGTATTTCCTTTTACTTATGCGAGGTTGGTGGACATGGTCGATAAGCCAGTGTTGGAGAAGTACCGCCACGTGATGTTCGACCCAGACCCGGAGATGGATGTGATCCACCCCTGATTGAGTAAGGTCAGGATTGCGTTCATCCGCGACATCAAATCCTTGGTGCGATCAAAGAGACGGGTCATGTTGTAATACGAGCCGTTAGTGACCACCATCAGGTCATAGGTGTGAAACACGATCTTCGACAGCCCGCTTGGCCCCACCCAGCCCGAATAGGTTCCCTTGCCCGTCAGCGTGCAGTCCTGCAAGGTCACATATCGTGAGCCCGTCGTGTAGAACTTATAGCCACCAGTACGCAGATCGGAGCCGAGATGGATACCGGATTTCCCGTAAAACAATCCCTTCGGATCCAACGTCAAACACGTGTAGTAGGTGCCGCCGTC
Encoded proteins:
- a CDS encoding DUF1617 family protein, which produces MKIMLANHHLQPIADLLTNMPLKAAQSRARSKLLTLVKEAIARFGEDEYDLVTQFATLDDQGRPVFADDGTFMLANPDKASEFLDARQSLLASVAEVSGPTYDGHDKDVKALLDGYEGELSGVSAEAYDVLYDAITKGGQ
- a CDS encoding N-acetylmuramoyl-L-alanine amidase; this translates as MKNWLALEADIDLIMNTHYTPGRNGRRIDKVIIHHNAGNLTIRGCYDVWQSRPASAHYQVQTDGRIGQLVWDRDTAWHAGNFAANTTSIGIEHADVSSDPWSVSDACLDNGAHLVAAVCKFYGLGRPVWGKNVFGHKDFSATACPASLAGSQHAAYMARAQYWYDQMTGATSAPALTPAPAPATPNIDALADAVIRGDYGNGDERKRRLGARYAAVQQRVNEKLSGNTPTKPAGPNIDALADAVIRGDYGNGDERKRRLGNLYATVQARVNAKLGY
- a CDS encoding phage holin family protein, with the protein product MSLHAIWHAIQTGIAGIGAWLAAYLGGLDGLVYALIVFAIADYITGVLAAINERRLSSSVGFRGISRKILIFTLVGLAHLIDVHILGAPGVLRAAVIFFYLSNEGISLVENATRLGLPVPSQMRGALDAIANRAETRPSLTETTAEHPTDKEIH
- a CDS encoding acetyl-CoA carboxylase, which gives rise to MTTEYENTELAEVTADESTSSEEVQLPIIPVESDATPTPPARQVEEITLPVPQAASFDLSLPILEVLTDPTM